One Amia ocellicauda isolate fAmiCal2 chromosome 13, fAmiCal2.hap1, whole genome shotgun sequence genomic window, CCACTAACTTCACCGCTAACCTCAGCAGCTCTGATTGGATCAGTTCACGAGCTGGGGTGGGACTTACAATTCATTGGGTCCCCCTGCTGTTTGTCACTGCATAATTAATAACAACGTCGGATCGGCCAAACCATTTTTCGGGAGGGCAGAGGAGCAGATACTTGGAAAGCTTGTCACCaaattgcatgtttgtgtggTTTTCATTCAATTCTCAGGCATACAACTAATATAAAatagaattattcacagaacaggtgtatatagatacatatatatatagaggcTAACTGCTGGATGTTGTGGGGCCCCCTATAATTGTCATCACCTTTCACCACACTAGCAAAGGCCCTGGCCACCACTGTGAAACGTACAGTAGGGCCAGGAGTACTACACACCTGTTGGAGTGCCTTACTAGAGGGAAGAGCACCCACTGAACCAAGGGCCTGGACTCAGGCTGTGGAGCACACGGCTGAAGGATCTTTGCAAGGCAATAAGAAACTGATCGAGTCACATATTTCACAGTCCAGTTTTATTCAAAAGCCTGATCCAGCTACAGTTGGGTTTCCCGCCTGTGGGGCTTGGATCTCCACACAGCCAccagcagtacagcacagagcacaagcaccGTGAAGGCAGCCACAGTCAGCACAGCATAGCCGAAGGCCTGGGACACTGTGGAGACAGGAGAGGGACAGGCAGCTCACAAGGGCGCAGACACCAGAGGACGGAGCGCCAGCAGACAGTCAAAGCtcccctcctcaccttcacGGGGAGAAGCCCTCCTGTCCACAGCAGAGAGCTCAGAGGCAGTCAGGATCACTTCCCCACTGGACACCACTGCCGTCTCCCTGGAGGCCCTCTGCACCGGGGCAACAGCTCTCCCTGAAGGGACAAGAGCAGCATTACAGAAGCAGGCCCTCCACTGGCAGAGCCTTAGGGAAAGATGCCATTCCAGCTCACACTGGAACCGAGCCACTCACTCATTCTCTGGCTGCATGGAGCGACACAGCTGTCAGTAGCACTGGGTTGgcacactgctgcactacaGTGGATGAACACCTGGGGAAGCAGGagatgcagtacaatacaatgccaCCATTGGGAATACAGTCAAGACCATGGCACTCCTTGGCCAATAGACCCTTACCTTCTCCTTCAGAGGGAGCTGGGAGCCAGCATCCACAAAAGTGAACATCTGCACGATGAAGCGCTTGTAGTGCGTTGGGTATGGCAGCCCTGAGGAGCCAGCCACGGGAACCAAGGTGGTCTGGTACTGGTCGTCTCTGTACGGACACCTGGAAAGAGCACCACAATTGGGTTCAGAGGTCTACCTAAACCAGCAACACGAGCCGGCCGGAAAGAGATACAGGGCTCCAGTTACCCAGCAACCAGCAGGCTCCACTGGGGCTGGCCGAGTGGGCTGGGGGTGGAAGTTGCCCAGCAGTCTTCCAGCGTCAGGACAATGTTGGGGTCGGTCCTATTCAGGATGCGAACCTCAACATACACAGGATCCCGCAGGACCTTGGTCACGGGGTAGTCCCCATCACCGTAGTAGGAGGCATACACAGCTTCTACAGGAGGAACGACAGGGAGCTTTAAGAAGCCAGCATGCATTGGAAACCAGTTCATAGCATGGCCACGTACAAGGGCTCGTCACAGTACCCGTTGCAATCCTGAGCTCCACACTGAGAGGTCCCGGGGCCACGACTGAAGGAGgaggcggggctgcagtgtacaCTACAGCCTCCACGGGAACAAGCTCACTGCCCGAATACTTGCACAGGAAGGTCAGCCTGGAAGGAGAAGCAGGCAGCCATTGGACCTAGTCGGGTACTGGCACAAGGAGACGGGCACTGGGGAGCCCCACTTACTCATAGTAGCTGTCCCTGGTGATGGAGCCATCAGGCCCGTTCTGCACATCGCGTTTAGAGGACATCGTGTTCTCGTACACCACATCGCCACCCTCACTCTGGAAGAGGGAGGCAGACCCTCACGTTATGCAGCCGAGACAATGACCACAAGGCGCTGCAATGCTCAGGGCAAAGCTGGGAAACGCTTCCTCACCTTCAGCGTGCTTCCACAGGCACTGACTGGGAACTGGAACAAGGCAAAGCCAGCAGTGGTGCCAACAGGGCTGCAGGGGGCGCTCTGACCCCCTAGCAGGCTGACCGTGTCAAGGCTCAGCGGAGGCGTGGTCACATTCCTGGGTACTACAACCACAAACTGACCATCCgtggtgcattgcacagtcactggagggagaggggagaagattAGCAAAGCAACGCGCTCAGGAGCCCTTTGTACGATATGTTGCCCTGAACACTCACCCTCATTGCTGTAATAACAGGGCTGTCTTCCCCTCTGATCAAAGCAGCAGTTACTCGCTTCACAGTCGGCTCTACTGATAGCAGGGGCACCACACGCCATTTTCTCGTTGTCACTAACCAAGCAGTTCTGACCCTGGGCTACAGAAACATCCGCCGCAGCCGCCATCAGCAAACAGACAAGACTCCAGACCCGCACGCTCATCCCAGACCTCTCCATTGTGCAACTCGGCAACGAACTACCGAGAAGCGGCGCTCCGCTCCTTAAATAATCCGGCGCCCTGATTGGCTGAGGGCTGGCCCTGGCGCAGCAGGGTGCACGAGGGTTTCAGCCACCCCAGCGGGCCAATCGGGCTCTTTGGTGGAGCTCTCGCTTTGCTGCCACACAATCACGGTCAGAtgccacatcactgtctgtcggcAACCCCGCCGCGCCCCGCTGCGCTCACTTCACTGCCCTGGCTCTCAACGCACAGCTCCCCTACCTACTGAGCACTCATCTCCAAGACTTCCACAGCTTTTTAGAGACAGTTCCGACTCATGTGAAGCTGAATGAGCACAACTATAcctttatcatttgttttttggtcctaAATAGTAATAGAAACATTGAATACGACCATTCGAGGATTCGGTCTGCATGCGACACTCGTACCAGTAGCAGTGAAGATTAAGTGCATGACATTGTAACGGGTTTTCTTCAGAGACAGTGTTGGCTTTTCCAAAGAACGGAAGTGCAAAACCACATGGATTATCTGTTGATTCACACATTCCTATTGTAATTGAGCTTCGAGTTATACTTTAAACGGACAGTGTGCAAAATCACGTCCTCCTTGTAACGAGACACGATTTGATGCCCTGATTGCAACGAACCAATTACTTCCAGCATCACCGAGtgcacactgaaaatgtatggcaAGCCGCTGTGACATTTAGTccataatttctgatatcaaaaatacaattgttggtatcaagaatgatctgctACTTGTGAtatcaacatttgtatttttcacatcagcaactgtattgttgatttcattaactgtatttttgatatcaaaaacgcATACTATTTAGCATCCGTAACATGCGTACTAACTGACGTGaaacttaaccctttacactccgccCCAATATTTTCATATCGTCCGCGAGCCAAGTAGTAAATTGTAGGTTtatcaaaactacaaaatgtacTAGAGACTATAGAGAAACTAGAAACCgggagctttcaaacgatgtcttTCTCGCCTATGTAGGGTCTTCATAGCATGGGCTACAGGCTTGCGAAATCAGCCATTTGTCCTAGTGtacagagtgtttgtttttagtctgtCAGCCGATTAGACCTTAAAATACGAAAGGCCACAACTTTCACTTGATCGAAGATAAATGCATAAGGCACAACGTAGCAAGGAGAAACACAAACCGGAAAAATGCCAGTCGAGAATGGCTGCCGCTGAGATTGTTCAACAGTGAACAGGGCAATGTCAGACATTAACAACGAGAGGAATGGCCGTTCTGAGTGCTCGCAATTATGAACGTCTACTCAGTGAATGCTCGCTCACCTGTTGCTGTCGTGACTGGGATGGTATACGAGTACATTACAAACTACATGACCCTCAGAGAAAGCCTGTACGGGGTTTTCTTCCTCGAGAAATGCGGCTATTGCGCGCAGTGCTCTTACCGCTCCTCGGTTCACTCGTGCAGCTCGGAGGAGCGCCTGGCGTATGCGGCTCGCACCCCGAAATATTCACTAGTTTGTGTCAAAATACATTGATTCGACTATTTTAAACGACACTGGCTCCGAAGTCTGTACCAAAATGACAATGTCAGTTTCATCTTCATTACGTCCTTTTGTTTCCAGGAGTTTCAAAGGATTTGCGGTGTTTCGGCAGAGAAATAAGGCACGAACAGTTCTGGGATCAGAACATTATGACCCCACATACACCTAAATCAAAGGTACACAATCCTAGCTCGGATTGCCGCTCTGTGACAAATGTATACACTTCAAATCAAGCAGCAGATTAGACGGAACAGACCCAACACTCTATAATGGCATCAAACCATCCTCTAGgtatacacagacagacccagGCATTGTTCATTGCACAATGATGCACAGGTTTCTCCCATACAAGGACGTTAGCTTAACAGAACGTTAGTCCCTCATAGGCTGAGTCACATTTGCTCGGATTGAATACCTAAGCGTGCAACCATGCTTTTTGACCAAGAATTCGTCATACACACATCTGATCTAACCGTGTAGCTTAGGGTCACATGTGATGGTTTGTAACCCTGGCATCTGGGGTCATAACCATCCCCGTCCTCCTCCTGCATGTTCTAAAATACAGTTTCCTGCCACCACATGTGACTAGGGTGCAATGTTCCCAAACACTGAACCTTCTCCCGAAGCAGTCGTGTCTCACCCTCCAGAGCCCAATTCTCTgcacaagagctgcagagaTGCTGGAAAGCAGCAACACTCAAACGGAGCGCTAAAGGACAGCTTTACATGATCTGTAGCATCCATTGATTGAGATCATGCAGAACTTGGAGAGCAAAGAGGAAAGACACGGGTCATGGTCTGTTCTCAGCTTTATTGATCAGTCACACCACAGTCAAGCCGTGGGTGGGCTTGCTCtcctgtacagcacagtccccagcacagcaatgcacaacacagccacagcagccaccACACCAGCCAGGAGCACAACCTCAGCAGAGATGCCTGCAAAGAAAGCACAGGTCAGTCACTTTAGGTCAAACCCAGACTACAGCAAGGGACCACAACCTCTGGCTCCAATTCAAGAGGCACATTCCCCACGCAAAGGCCCCAGTACCTGCTGCTTTGCCGTCCTCTGCAGTCAGGGGAGACCTCTGGGCATTCGTCTCCACTGGAGGGACGGCATCCTGCGGCTTCTCcagcacacgcacagacaccatGGCATCACCTTCCCATTCTGGAAGGTGGAGAGGCTTAGATCCAGCCAGACTCTATAGCCCAGTACCACACTCACAACCAGGCAAAGCATCCTTACCCTCCTTGAAAGCCAAGTCCCTGCCAAACCTCCCAATAAGCCTAGATCCAGACAGAGGGTTAcagctggagtcacagcagctACAGACCTGATCACTCCCATCCACCGAGCTCCAGCTACAACAGGGATACAGCGGTCAGTACAGATACCGGGAAGGGAACACCAAGGGCCTAGAGcaccctcccacccccaccccactacCTGTTGCCCACAGGCTGGCAGGCCTTGTCCAGGTTGTCCACAGCCTGGGAAGCAGCAGTCACCTTCAGGTGGCAGGTCAAGTAGATCTGAGCAGAACAGACATTGGCATGGTTAGTGCACCTTGGGAGAGCTGCTTCAATGCCAAAGCAGCCACACGGTTGAGAAAGCAGAGCCCAAACAAGCCAAAGATACAAAAGCACAGAGGCACAGTGGCTGGGAGACGTACGGAGCTGTTGGCTTCATTGTGGAACCTGAAGGCATCAAGCACCAGCTGCAGCTTCGTGACATCCTGAGGTCTTGGCATGAAGTGAGAACTGGAGCCCGTCACCTTGGCATCAATCAGGCAACTGGGCACAGGAGGAAATCCATTATAATGGCCCCGCTCAGAGTCGAGAGTCAACACCTGCAAGCACACTGGCCATGCTTGACTATGGGATCTCACTCACCCATAGTTCCCAATGAAAGTATAACTGGGAGAAGAGgtcgggtcagaggtcaaggtggccacacagctgtccacaaacaGCCGCAGGGGCACGTGGCTGGCCTGGTTGACGGAGGCTTGGATGTTCAGGATGTCCCCCAGGAAGTACACGTTGGAGGGTCTCGGGGTGCTCCAGTCATCTGCCGAGACAGGGAGCAGCATGAGGCCtctgcagagcagagcagcactccGGTAAACGGGAGGCTTAGAGCTGCATTAGGTTGGCCTCTACCAGtcatgagctgcagggagaagtccaggagatcctccgcagacttggtggaggtgtaggggaccCAGGTTGGCTGCAGGGCATCGCTGCTCACATTGTGGAGCCTAGGGAGCAGACAGCAATTACACACCGATCCTACAGCAGCTAGGCTGAAGCAGTACTGCGGCAGAGTCCTCACCGGAGGTAGACGCACTCGATGTGGACAACAGCAGGGTCGGTTCTCACGATGCCAGTGTTGGCAATCGGGGACGGGTTGTAGTTTAGGGAGAAGCTGTACACCAGCTCGTCCTCGGTCATCTACAAGTGAAAGGCGCAACGCTTAAGCTCGGGATGGTTTTACCCATTCACCGTGCGAGTCTGCAGCCTTATTCCCCTCCCCTACTTACCGACAGGGCGCTGCCACAACCCTGCAGCTCCGACTGGAAGACCAGGACCGTGTCGTTCTGCCCGCTGAGCGCACAGCCTCCCAACTGGATATCCGCAGCCTGGATCAGTCTGCCGGTACCGAACAGGTCTCTCTCCACCGACACCTGGATCGCGCTCTCCCCACACTGCGCCCACACGACGGGGGAGACTTGCTGCTTGAACAGAGAAGAGTTCACTCGCACAACGGCCTTGGCTCTGGCGACAGGCTTGGCTCTGGCAGCAGGCTTCCCTCTGACAGCAGGCTTGGCTCTCGCCCACTTAGAAACTCTCCCGGCGTCGCAGAGCCCagcgaccacacacagcactagcaGCCCACACCACGAAACCCTCGCACGCAGCATTGCGGCCACAATACAAGGCTAGCTCACAGATCCGCGATGCTTACCCAGCCCACACCGCCTCCTTTTATACACTGACATGATCCCGCTCAGCGCGTCTCTCTGAGGAGACAGCGCGACATTTTCACGTGGAATTCGCTTCACGCTGAGCGCCCGAGTTCCGGCTGAGAGAGCGGCTTGATCAAAGGAGGCGACAAGTGGCGCAGCGCCAGCAGCGGCGCGGATCCAGCGTGTCCAGTGTGTTGGGTCCTGCACAGCTGCAGCCAGCAGGGACCACGGAACCGATTTTGCGGCTGTGTGAGCGTGGTTTTGTGCTGTGCCGATTTCATTATTTAGGCTACACTCACTTCAATGCTGGTggaaaaacttgaatgtgacacTGGGAGCTCTCGGTTCTTATTCAGAAAGAAGAGGAACGTGGAGTTTAGATAACACGCGCATTTATGCATTGATGCATGTACTTATTGTTAACggtaacatcagtaatctgACAACAACTGGATATTGGGCTAGATTCCTCTCATCCAGGGTGTTAGAAAAGATTGTTCTCTCATTGTTTTCTAAATGGAGTagaatgcaaattaaagttaacgtgTATACACCCGAGTGTACAATTGAATAGAAAGATGCTGTGTGTGAGCCAGTCCTGTTTCAATCATTTTGCGGCTTTTTTGTACGTTTGTTTGTGTCAGATCAGTGTCaataagtgtcagaaataacgACTTGCTATAAAAACcctgcatttaatgtattagttAAAGTAGCACTATGTTTAAAGTTATGGCAATAACGGTAAAATTctcctagatggatatttaggggacgtcacactactgtgttattgtatatgtgtatataggcAAACCAATCAGCATTCGGCAGCGCAACACTCATTATAATATGcagcctattgttgtgttcagCAACTGCATACAGTATGTGTTAAATAGTGGATGCGTTCACGATACACGCAATCGTCACATattgtgaaaatgaattgctttgccgGTCAGATCTGCGCCCACGACGGACGCGCCCGTGTATTATTATTCGCCTGTAACAGAGGTagactgtcaaatgtgtttggACTACTGCAGTTACTTCATTGCcgtcatatgtatgtatttgttattgtaggcgttatgctgccatttcttgtgcactaatcatgtaaaaagtacacatgttttattaatacaaaacgatccgagctcacttgattattgcaatatgaacacAAGTGATCTGAGACCTGAGAAAACACGACAGTGAACCACGACAACGACCCCGAGTTAGTTTCCAAACGAGCTGATTTCGTTTGAAacgaacccagtgtgagggggcaacacgtttgcctgtattgAGATATTGTATGTTGCATGATGTAATGGTATTTAACATATgccatatgtgtgacaatagttcttgttcaaaggtggcttgACCTCGTGCTGTTGCGGTCAcaaaaatgcgcccctattctgattcaCACAGACTttgaaagcaacaaaatgccaccaaattgCCGGCAATCGTTTCAGTGGGAATGGGGTTTTTGACACGTTGAATATTGCGGCAGGAAATACACACGTTTAGTGAAAGGGGGCATGCAACCCGTTTTGACCACATAATCATCAGAATGTGTAAATATTggtcatttcagtgttttagtTTACTAGTTGGAAGCCAGCATTTGTCAACACAATATTTCAATACCATGAATTCATTGGCACTGCTGAGCTTCAATGGAAATGAATACTGTACCTTCTCTCCGTGACATATAACTTGCGTGTTTATCCCACTGCGGTCTCTCTCTTCAGCCTACGGATTTACACCTCCATTACCGTGACTATGTGTAATACATTAGACTACAGGCACTAGATATTAAGCTCTAGGTATTACAAGGAGTTCAGTACATCAACAGCCCTTGGGTGGCGATGACCCTgacggtgtctgtgtgtgctgaTAGCCCTCAGCTGCTGATCATAAAATGCAAGAGATGACagaattataatgaaaatgactTATAACCTATAGGCTATACAAGAGCTCAAGTGTGGTAACTTGAGACCCAATCGCAGTAACTGCAATAATATTCAATAACTTCAGAAAGACCGAGCCAGTAGAAGAGAAAATACGGGTTAAATTCAATAATGGGCAGAACAAATTGGAACAATTAATGGCAGTTAGATTAGGGTCCGATACCACCGTCTCAAGTATTGCAGATACAAGGCAGTTTAAGTGCAGGGTTATACAGCAGGTATCAATAAAATTAATCGCATATTGTAGCTCATGGACTCCACTGAAAAGTATAATACAACGCAGTGCCAAAATGAAACAACTGTCGTATTTTAAGGTGTTTTAAAGCAATATGAAGAATTGCACGGCGGTAAGGTTATTCGACTGCCCCCATGAATGAAAAGAGCCTCAAATCCTCAAATGACAGCTAACGTTTTCAAGACTACTTTAAATACCAACTGTGAACGGTTTCAGAGCCTGCTTCTACATGTGACTGCGAAGAATGAATTGTGAGAAACCATaccacatacacgcacacacccctTGAACTTTAACACGGAATTTGTTCAAG contains:
- the LOC136766952 gene encoding zona pellucida sperm-binding protein 4-like, translated to MERSGMSVRVWSLVCLLMAAAADVSVAQGQNCLVSDNEKMACGAPAISRADCEASNCCFDQRGRQPCYYSNEVTVQCTTDGQFVVVVPRNVTTPPLSLDTVSLLGGQSAPCSPVGTTAGFALFQFPVSACGSTLKSEGGDVVYENTMSSKRDVQNGPDGSITRDSYYELTFLCKYSGSELVPVEAVVYTAAPPPPSVVAPGPLSVELRIATEAVYASYYGDGDYPVTKVLRDPVYVEVRILNRTDPNIVLTLEDCWATSTPSPLGQPQWSLLVAGCPYRDDQYQTTLVPVAGSSGLPYPTHYKRFIVQMFTFVDAGSQLPLKEKVFIHCSAAVCQPSATDSCVAPCSQRMRRAVAPVQRASRETAVVSSGEVILTASELSAVDRRASPREVSQAFGYAVLTVAAFTVLVLCAVLLVAVWRSKPHRRETQL
- the LOC136766953 gene encoding zona pellucida sperm-binding protein 3, which encodes MLRARVSWCGLLVLCVVAGLCDAGRVSKWARAKPAVRGKPAARAKPVARAKAVVRVNSSLFKQQVSPVVWAQCGESAIQVSVERDLFGTGRLIQAADIQLGGCALSGQNDTVLVFQSELQGCGSALSMTEDELVYSFSLNYNPSPIANTGIVRTDPAVVHIECVYLRLHNVSSDALQPTWVPYTSTKSAEDLLDFSLQLMTDDWSTPRPSNVYFLGDILNIQASVNQASHVPLRLFVDSCVATLTSDPTSSPSYTFIGNYGCLIDAKVTGSSSHFMPRPQDVTKLQLVLDAFRFHNEANSSIYLTCHLKVTAASQAVDNLDKACQPVGNSWSSVDGSDQVCSCCDSSCNPLSGSRLIGRFGRDLAFKEEWEGDAMVSVRVLEKPQDAVPPVETNAQRSPLTAEDGKAAGISAEVVLLAGVVAAVAVLCIAVLGTVLYRRASPPTA